The stretch of DNA GATGCAGGCAGGCGACTGGCGTGAGTGCGTTGGCAGGGAGTCGATCGGCCACGCGGCGCTCTTGTTCTTCGGCGGGATGCTCTGTCTGGGAGTCGGGGTCATCTTTCGAGATGTTGCCCGACAGCGCGCTCGTGAACACGAAGACATGGAGCGTCGCGTGGAGGGGCTCGGGCGTCAGGTGCACCTGACGCCGGCGATGACTGAGGTCGCCAGGCGAGCGGAGCAGGGGGCATCTGCCGAGGAGATTGAGGTCAGCGAGCCTCTCGACTTTGGTGCGCCGCCGCCGGAGGTGATGATGGCGGAAGAAGGGGCACAGGAGTCCGTGATGGCTTTTGTGCAGGGGGAGCAGGGCCGAAAGCATCGGCAGGAGCTTGAGCAGGCCGAGCGTGAACGGGTGCGTGAGAGTGCTCGCCAGCATGAATTTTATGTGCCGTCGGGTCTGGAGTTGGCGCCGGTGGTGTATGTGGACGCGGCGTTTGAGGCAGCGCCAGGGCAGGCGTCTGACGGCAGCCGGGAACGGCCATTTCGAACGATTCAAGAGGGCACCCGGCGGGCGTTTCAGCAGGTGCTCGCCGAAAAAAAAGAGGTCGTGGTCCGGGTATGCCCCGGGGTCTATCAGGAGGCGGTGGAGCTTCCAGACCGTGTGGTGCTGGTGAATGATTGCACTCCGGGGATCGAGAGCATTGATGAGCGTCTGGCGTGGTTGCGCGCACAGACCTTGCCCGATCATCCGGAGCGCGTGACCCTTCTGGCGCCTGGCGAGGCGCCCTGCGCGTTGCGGGTGCGTGCGGGACAGACCCAGGGGATCGTCGGTTGTTATCTGGTGGGGCGAGAGGGGGTGGCTCAGCGGGGCATGGAGATCGCCGGGAGTCGGGCGCTGGCCGTGGTCAACTGTGCGTTTGAGGGTTTCTCCCGGGGGGCGGTTAAAGTCAGCGACGCCGGGGACGATATCCCCGGGCGTGACGTGTACTTTTCGGGGTGCATTTGGAAGGGGAACGCCTCGGTCCGACGTGGCGGAGCGCTGCGCATCGCGCGCAGCGTGGTGCGGGTCGTGGCCAGTATCTTCGATAGCAATCGCGCCGGTCGAGGTGGCGCGATCTGGGCCGAAGATCTCTCGCGGCCGCTGGTGGTGGAGCGCTGCATGATGCAACGCAACCGGGCGCTCGGTGCTGTTGGGGGCCCCGAAGACCGGGAGGCGACCCAGGGGTGGGGCGGGGCACTGGCGATTGATGGGGGGCTGGCCCGGGTGACCGACACCATCTTGGAGGGCAACGACGCCCGCGGGGCCGGCGGCGCCATCGCGGTGATGGGGGCTCGCCTGATCTTAAGATGCACCGGAGAGGGGCGCGGTCTGATGTATGAGAATCGCGCGCAGCTCGGTGGTGGCCTGGTGGCCATCGGCCGCGACGGGAAAGCGGCCCTGGTCAAGATCAGTGGTGTGTCCGTGGTCAACAACCTGGCCACCGACCACGGTGGCGGCCTGGCGGTGGTGGGCCGGGCGGTGCTCAAGATGGAGGGGGGGGAGTGCAGTCAGAACCGGGCGGGGGCCGGGCATGGCGGCGGCGTGTTGGTACGCGGAGGCGGGCAGGCGAAGCTCGATGGCGTGGTTGTGAGTGCCAACCTGGCCACGGGGTCCGGAGGGGGCATCGCCGCGATCAACGGGAGCCTGAAGGTGATGTTGGGCTGCGGCATCTTTAAAAACCGCGCCGGTGAGAACGGAGGCGGGGTGCTGGCCATCACGGCCCCGGATCTTGAGCTCGCGCGCCGGGTGACAGAGCCGGGCTACGAACTTCCCTTCCGGGTGGTGATCGAAGACGTCAATATCACGCACAACGTCAGCGGCGCGCGCGGTGGCGGGCTCTGCCTGGGCAACGAGGTCGACGAGGCCAGCTTTCCGCTGGTGCTTGACGTGCGCCGGCCTCAGGCCGCCGTGGACAATCAGGCAGCGCAGGCCGCCGCCGAGCAGCTCTGGGTGAGGTGGGCCGGTCAGGTCGAGGCGCAAGATGGCAAGATGGGGCGGTTGAAACTGCGCCTGAAGTAGTCTCGGGGGAGCGGCGCCTGGAGCGGCGCCGGTCGGGCTCAGTTGAGGTTTTGCAAGGCCTCGGCCTGGTGATGCGCGATGAGCGGGTCGATGAGCTCATCGACGTTGCCCCCCAGGACTTCGTCGAGCCGGTGGGTGGTAAACCCGATGCGGTGATCGGTGATGCGCGATTGCGGGAAATTGTAGGTGCGGATGCGCTCAGAGCGGTCCCCGGAGCCCACCTGACCGCGTCGCTCGGCTTCGATCTCCTGGCGTTGCTCCTCGCGCTCCCGTTCCAGCAGCCGAGCCTGGAGCACCCGCAGGGCCTTGGCGCGGTTTTTATGCTGGCTCTTTTCGTCCTGACAGGTCACCACCAGGCCGGTGGGCAGGTGGGTGATGCGCACGGCCGAGTCGGTGGTGTTGACGGACTGGCCGCCCGGGCCGGAGGAGCGGTAGACGTCGATCTTGAGATCGTTGTCGCTGATGTTGATCTCTACGTCGTCGGCCTCGGGGAGGACGGCCACGGTGACCGCGGAGGTGTGAATGCGGCCCTGGCTCTCGGTATCGGGCACGCGTTGCACGCGGTGGGTGCCGGCCTCAAATTTGAGTCGACTGTAGACACTGTCGCCCTCGATCAACGCGATGACCTCGCGAAATCCCCCGCGGTCGGTCTCGTTGGTGGAGACGATCTCGATCTTCCAGCCCATGCGCTCGGCGTAGCGGGCGTACATCCGAAAGAGGTCGGCCGCAAAGAGCGCGGCCTCTTCCCCGCCGGTGCCGGCGCGGATCTCCAGGTAGGTGTTTTTATCGTCGAGGGGATCGCGAGGCAGGAGCAGGCGCTTAAGCGTCAGCGCCAGCGCGTCGAGCTCGGGGTTCAGCCGCTCCAGCTCGTCTTTTGCCATCTGCCGGATGGCGTCGTCATCGTCTTCGGAGAGGAGATCGCGGTTTTCGGCGATTTCGCCTTCGACGCTTTTGTAGCGCTGGAAGGTGGTGACGACTTCCTGGAGCAGCGCGTGCTCTTTGGCCAGCTTGCGAAACGTGTTGGGGTCGGAGGCGACCTGGGGATCGGCAAGCTGGCTGTTGAGCTGGTGGTAGCGCGCCTCGACTTCCTTAAGTTTTTCGAACATGGGATCGGCTCACAGCCCGACGGTCAACAGGGAAAGAGGAGGAGCGTAACAGGGCCGGCCGAGCGGTGGGGCCCGGCCGGCCCGAAGCCAGAATCAGCCACTCATCGACTGGAGGAAGTCGGCGTTGGAGTCGGTCTTGCCGAGCTTGTCGATGAGGAACTCCATCGAGTCGACCACGTTGAGCGGGTGCAGGAGCTGGCGCAGAATCCAGACGCGGTTGAGCTGGCTGTCTTCCATGAGCAGCTCTTCTTTGCGCGTGCCCGAGCGGTTGATGTCCAGGCAGGGGAAGATGCGCTTTTCCATGAGCTTGCGGTCCAGGTGCAGCTCGGAGTTACCGGTGCCCTTGAACTCTTCGAAGATGACCTCGTCCATGCGGCTACCGGTGTCGATAAGCGCGGTGGCGATGATGGTGAGGCTGCCGCCCTCTTCGATGTTACGGGCCGCGCCGAAGAAGCGCTTGGGCTTGTGCAGGGCGTTGGAGTCGACACCACCGGAGAGGATCTTGCCGGAGGGGGGCACCACCGTGTTGTAGGCGCGGGCCAGACGGGTGATGGAGTCGAGGAGGATGACGACGTCGCGCTTGTGTTCGACCAGGCGCTTGGCCTTCTCGATGACCATCTCGGCGACCTGCACGTGGCGCTGGGCCGGCTCGTCGAAGGTCGACGACACAACCTCGCCGCGCACCGAGCGCTGCATGTCGGTGACCTCTTCGGGACGCTCGTCGATGAGCAGCACGATGAGAACCACGTCGGGGTGGTTGTCGCCGATGGCGTTGGCGATGTCCTGCATCAGGACGGTCTTACCGGTACGCGGGGGGGCGACGATCAGGGCGCGCTGACCTTTGCCGATGGGGGTGAGCAGGTCGATGATGCGGGTGGAGAAGCCGTCTTTGGCCGTCTCCATCTGCAGGCGCTCCTCCGGGTAGAGCGGGGTGAGGTTGTCGAAGAGGATCTTCTCGCGGGCGTGCTCCGGATCCTGGAAGTTGACCTGCTCGACCTTGAGCAGCGCGAAGTAGCGCTCGCTCTCTTTGGGCGGGCGAATCTGGCCGCTGACGGTGTCGCCGGTGCGCAGGTTAAAGCGGCGAATCTGGCTTGGCGAGACGTAGATATCGTCGGGGCCCGGGAGGTAGTTGTAGTCCGGCGCGCGCAGAAAGCCGAAGCCATCGGGGAGGATTTCCAGGACGCCTTCGCCGGAGATCGAGCCGTCTTGTTCGGCCTGAGCCTGAAGAAGCGCGAAGATGAGCTCTTGCTTACGCAGGTTACCGGCGCCGTCGATGCCGGCTTCTTTGGCCATCTGCGTAAGCTGGCCGATCTTCTTCTCCTTGAGTTCTTTGAGGTTCATTTGGGGGTGCTCCTTGAGGGGAGGTTTGAAAAAGATGAGGTAGGTTCAGACGTTGAGAACAGGGGCAGGGGGCTCAGGCGCCGCAGGCAAGGGCATGGACCCGGAGGTCGGCAGACCGGCAGTTATGGCGCGTGGCGAGGATGGTGCCGGGGTGGTGAGAAGTAGAGCGGGGATGGGCGCGGGCCTGGACGTGGCCCGGGGAGGGCGACGCAGATGCGCGGAGGGGTGAAGCGCAGGCAGATCGTCAACGAGCGCGATAGACCACAGGCAGCTTCGGGGTGTTCGGGAGGTGAACACCGCCGAGCGGCGAAGTATTCGCGAAGACGATGGACCAGTGTGTAAAGAGTTGGCCGGCGCTTGTCAACACCGGCAGGGCCAGGATGGCGAGAAAGGTGCGCGGGCGCCCCGTGATGGCGGGGCGCCCGGCGCGAACCTGGGAGCGCTCTGGAGTGTTGGGGAACATTCGCCGCTCCGTGTCAGGTGTGGGAGGGCAATGCAGAAGCCGTGCCATCTGCACAAAGGCCGGAACTGGCGGGGCGAAGCGGGGAGGGCGTCGACCGAGTGGTTAAGCGTTGCTCCAGAGGTGGCAAAAACTTAGGGCATAAGGATCGCAGCTAGTCGGCGATCTGGGCCTGTGATATAGCTTTGAGCGAAGAGCTAAGCGCGCTGCCGAGACCGTGCGGCCCCCCGTGATGGCGAGCGGTACGGATCGAGTAGCCAGTGTGAACACCCACGTTTTGAACGCGTTAGATACGCCCGGAGAGGCGTTCTCTGCGGCGAGCCTCCCGGGCTTGGCCAGGCGGTGGAGCCTCCAGGAGCGAGAGCGATTTTTTGAGCATTCGAGCATTTTTCAACCCAGTAGAGATGAGCCTTTGGGTGCCCTGAGCGGTGTCTGAGCAGCGTTGCGCACGGTGGCAGGCGCCGGCCTTTTTATAGGTGGCGAGGTCTGAACCGGGCAGTGGCACTGCGCGGGAGGTTGTGACGCAGGTGGCGCAGGTCTTTGAAGCGTGTGCCCCCGGACGGCGACCTGGTCATGGAAGGTCCCCGAGGTTCGCGATGAGGTGATATGTCCAACATTCTGGTGGTCAACTCGACCCGTTCGGAGACGCGCGTGGCGCTGATCGAGGACGGGCTGTTGAGCGAAATCTACATGGAACGCCGCCGCGACCGGGGCGTGGCCGGCAACATCTACAAAGGTAAGGTGTTGCGCGTGCTGCCCGGGATGCAGGCGGCGTTTGTGGACGTGGCCCAGGAGAAGGCCGGGTTCTTACATGTGAGCGATTTCTACAACTTTGAGAAAGACATCAACCTGCTGGAAGAGGACGGCGACCAGTGGCCGCCGCCTTCCCGGGGCAAGATCAGCCGCAAGATCAACATCTCCGACTGCATCAAGGAGGGGCAGGAGGTCCTGGTGCAGGTGGCCAAGGAGCCGATGGGCACCAAGGGCGCGCGCCTGACCGGGCATATCTCGTTGCCGGGGCGCTACGTGGTGTTCATGCCCACGGTCTCGCATGTGGGCATCAGCCGCCGCATCGAGTCGGAGAAGGAGCGCAAGCGCCTGCGCAAGCTCGTCGAAGAGAACCGACCGCCGGGCACCGGGTTTATCGTGCGTACCGTCAGCGAGGGCATCAGCGAGGATAAGCTGGTGCGGGATATGCAGCTGCTGGTCAAGCTGTGGACCGACATCCTGGACAAGTCCAATCAGGTTAAGGCGCCCTACCTGCTCAACGAGGAGCCCGACCTCTTGCTGCGCGCCGCGCGCGACCTCTTTACCACCGATGTGGGCAAGCTCATCGTCGACGATGAAGAGGCCTACAAGCGGGTGAGCGGGTTTACGAAGCACTACATGCCTTCGTTTGCCGATAATATTGAGATGTACACCGCCGATGAGCCCATCTTCGATGCCTACGGCATTGAGGTCGAGATCGACCGGGCGCTCGCGCGGGAAGTGCCGCTTCCCAGCGGGGGAAGCCTGGTCTTTGATAAGACCGAGGCGCTGACCGCCGTGGATGTGAACACCGGCAAATTTGTGGGTTCCGGCAGCGATCTCGAAGAGACGATTTTGCGCACCAACCTGGAGGCGGCCGAAGAGGTCGTCTACCAGCTGCGTCTGCGCAACATCGGTGGGATCATCATCATCGATTTCATCGATATGGAAGATGCCCGCAACCGGGAGCGGGTCTATCGCACGCTGGAGGCCGCGCTTAAAAAAGACCGCGTGACCACCAACTCGCTGGCCATCTCGGAGTTCGGGCTGGTGGAGATGACCCGCAAACGCGTGCGTGAGTCGCTGGTCCAGTACATGTGCGACCCCTGCGAGCGCTGCAAGGGGCTGGGGCATGTGAAGTCGCCGGAGACGGTCAGCGCTGAGATCGTGCGCGAGATTCGGCGAGAGGCCCGCACCTTTAGCCATAAAGACATCTATGTGGAGGCCAACGCCGACGTGGTCTCCTACATGCTCAGCGCCGAGCGCAAGACGGTGCAGGATCTGGAAAAGACGTTTGGCAAGACGATTCACCTGCGCGGTCAGCGCGATAAACATCCGGAGAACTTCGAGATCGCCGACGCGAAGTAAGTTCTCCTCATTGGAGCGGCAGCTCGCCGCATCCAGGACCTGCGCACGTCCCGGGAGCCCCAGGTGGGCTTTCGGGGCGTGTTTTTTGTGTCGGGTCATCGCCGGCGTGGTCAGTCCGGGGCCGGTTCTGGTATATCGAAGGACATCAAAAGCGGTGTGAGTCATTCAGGCCACCAACTCGAGGGAGAGCATGGCGCGCTATATCTGTGCGATCGATCAGGGCACCACGGGCACGACGGTCATTATTCTCGATGATCGGCTCAAAGTGGTGGGGCAGGTGAATGAAGAGTTTGAGCAGATCTTTCCGAAGCCCTCGTGGGTGGAGCACGACCCGGAGGCGATCTGGAACTCGACCCGGAGCACGATCCGACGGGCAGTGGCCCAGGCCGGCATCAAGCCCGAGGAGATCGCGGCGGTGGGCATCACCAACCAGCGCGAAACCACCGTGGTCTGGGATGCGCGCACCGGGGAGGCCATTCATAACGCCATTGTCTGGCAGGATCGGCGCACCCGCGGGCGCATCCAGCAGCTGGCCGACGATGGTCATGAGCCGATGGTTCGCGAGCGCACCGGGCTGATTCTCGACCCCTACTTCTCGGGCACCAAGATCGAGTGGATCCTCGACCACGTGCCGGGCGCGCGTCGGCGTGCCGAGCAAGGGGAGCTGCGCTTTGGCACGATCGACAGCTTCCTGCTCTGGCGCCTCACCGGGGGTAAGGTGCACGCCAGCGACGTGTCCAACGCCTCGCGTACCCTGCTGATGAACCTGCACACCGGGGAGTGGGATCCGGAGCTTCTGGAGCTCTTTCGGGTACCCGAGTCGATGTTGCCGACCATCGTGGGCAACGCCGAGGTCCTGGGCGAAGTGCAGGGAATCGAAGGGCTGGCCGATGGGACCCCGATCTGCGGGATGGCCGGCGACCAGCAAGCGGCGCTCTTCGGTCAGGTCTGCTACTCGCCGGGCGAGGCCAAGTGTACCTATGGGACCGGGGCGTTTTTGTTGATGAACACCGGGGATACGCCGGTGATGAGTCGGCATCGGCTGCTCTCGACGGCGGCCTGGAAGATCGACCAGAAGATGACCTACGCGCTGGAGGGAAGCGCCTTTATCGCCGGGGCCCTGGTGCAGTGGCTGCGCGATGGGCTGGGCTTCTTTAAGACTGCCGCCGAGATCGAGGAGCTTGCCGGGCAGGTCGAGTCCAGCGAGGGCGTGGTGCTGATCCCGAGCCTGGCCGGGCTGGGCGCGCCCTACTGGAACCCCGGGGCTCGCGGTGTGTTGTGGGGGCTGACCCGTGGGACCACGCGCGCGCATATCGCCCGGGCGGCGTTGGAGGCCATCGCGCTTCAAAACGTGGACTTGCTCAAGGCCATGGAGCAAGACCTGGGCGAAGAGCTCAAAGTGCTGCGGGTCGATGGTGGCGCCAGCGCCAACGATTTGTTGATGCAGATGCAGGCCGACTTCTTGAACCGCGAAATCGTGCGCCCACAGATGACCGACACCACGGCGCTGGGCGCCGCGCTTCTGGCCGGGCTGGGCGTGGGGCTCTTCAGTGGTTTCGACGAGATCCGGGAGACCTGGCGCGAGGCGAAACGCTTTAGCCCGGCGATGAGTCAGCAGCGCCGCAATCAACATCTGGAGTTGTGGGAAGAAGGCTTGAAGCGGGTGTAGTCGGGAGGCCGGCGACGCCCCCGGGAGTACGATGTTCGGAAGGGAGAGCAGTCCGGGAGGTCCACACGACACCACGTTGCGCCACCAGCTGGTGCGCAACCTGGTGCTCCTTACTCTGCTCACTGCCGGCGCGGTCGCGGCGGTGTTTCTGGTCGGGTCCTACCGGGCCGTCGAGGAGCTCTCGGAGCAGGCCATCGCGCAGGCGGTCACCCGAGCCGATGCCGAACTCGCCCGTTTCTTTGAGCCGGTGGCCACCCAGCTCGACGTGGTCGCCGACTGGGGCAGCTCCGGGGACCTGAGCCTGGAAGAGGGCAACCTGGAGGCGATGAACGCGCGCCTGGTGCCGGTGCTGCGTCGCCTGCCCCAGGTCACCTCACTGCTCTACGCCGACAATCAGGGGCGCGAGTACCTGCTGCTGGAGCAGGGCGAGGGCTGGGTAAACCGCCAGGTGGACCGCGCCCGCTGGGGCGAGCAGGTGCGCTGGACGCGCTGGGATGCCCGCGCTCAGGTAGTGGAGCGCTGGGAGGAGGCGCTGGACTACGACACCCGAAAGCGGCCCTGGTACGTCGGCGCGATGTCTGCGCCCCCGCGCCAGATTCAGTGGACCGAGCCCTACACCTTTTACACCACCGAAGAGCCGGGCATCACCGCCTCGCTGCGCTTTGCGTCGCCCGAAGGCCCGGCCCGGGTGGTGGCCCTGGATGTGAGGCTTACCGACATCTCGGCGTTCACCACCGGGGTGCGTCCGACTGAGCACGGCTTTGTGGCGGTGCTCGCCGGCGATGAGACCGTGATGGGACTGCCGGCCCGGGGGCGCTACGAAGCCCCGGAGGCCATTCGGGCCGACGTGCTCAAGTCGATCGATGCGCTGGGGTTGTGGCCGCTTGGCGAGGCGCTGCGAGCCTGGCGAGACGCCGGGAGCCGGGCGGAGCTGGTGGAGGTCGACACCGCTGGCGAGCGCTACTGGGCGGGGTTTCGGCCGGTCCGGCTGGGGCCGCGCGAGCTGACGATTGCCACGGTGGTGCCCCGCAGTGACTTCACCGCTGTGATCGAGCGTCAGCGCAACATCACCCTGGCGCTGACCCTACTGGCGCTGGGGCTGGCGGTGCTGGTGGGCGTGCGCACCTCCCGTTCGTACCGACGCCGCTTTGAGGCGATGGTCGACGCGGCCCGCCGGCTGGGGCAGTACACCCTGGAGCAGAAGATCGGGGAGGGCGGGGTGGGCACCGTGTACCGGGCGCATCACGCGATGTTGCAGCGCCCCACGGCGGTGAAGTTGCTGCGCCCCGAGCTCTACGACCGGGAGTCGGTGCGTCGTTTTGAGCGCGAGGTCCAGTTGACCTGCCGGCTGACCCACCCCAACACCATCACGATCTACGACTACGGGCGCACCACCGAGGGCGTGTTTTATTACGCGATGGAGTACCTGGAAGGTGTGACGTTGGCCGAGCTGAGCACGTACGCCGGTCCGCTGGATGAGGGGCGAGTGATCTTTTTGCTGCGGCAGATCTGCGGCGCCCTGCAGGAAGCGCACGAGGTGGGGTTGATTCACCGCGACATCAAGCCGGGCAACGTGGTGGTGGGGATGCGGGGCGGGCTCGGCGATTTTGTGAAGGTGCTCGACTTCGGGCTGGTCAAAGACATTCACGCCCCGAAGGAGGTGCAGCTTACCGGACGCGACATTCTGCAGGGCTCGCCGGGCTTTATGGCGCCGGAAGTGATTCTGGGGCAGGGGGCTGATGACGTGCGGGTGGATGTCTTCGCGCTGGGCGCGGTGGCCTACGTGCTCCTGACCGGGCGCAACCCCTACGAGGAGGACTCGCCGGTGAAACTGATGCTCAAGCAGGTCCAGGACGACCCGCCGCCGCTCTCGCAGGTGGGACGTGCCATCGACGCCGATCTCGAAGCTCTGGTGATGCGCGCGTTGAGTCGCAAGGTCGGTGAGCGGCCGCAGACCATGGCTGAGTTTCGCCAGGCGCTGGAGCGATGCGGGGCGGCCCAGGCCTGGGACGAGCATCGGGCGCGCCGGTGGTGGGAGGAGCATGGCGAGCGCCTGATGCCGGCGGGGGCGCCGGCCCCGGAGCCCGAGCGTCAGGGGCTGGCGCTGGAGGTCACCCTGGAGATGGCCACCCCGCGCCGCATCGCGGCGCCCGGCCCGGGGCGAGCCCGGGAGCCCGAGGAGGTCTGAGGCTCAGTCCTCGCTCTCCTCGTCGATGGGCACCAGCATCACGGTGGTGGGATGCTTGCGGGCCACGGCGCCGGCGACCGAGCCCAGGGCGCGGTCCTGGAGCGCGGAGCGCGAGCGTTTGGCCAGCACCACAAGGTCGATGGCGTTGTGTTCGCAGAAGTGAATCAGGGTGGGGGCCGCGCGCCCCGAGAAGACGTGGGCCTCGACCTTGAGCCCGGCGTAGAGCGCCTGGACCTGGGCGCAGAGCGCGTTGAGGCTGTCCCGGGTGCGGGCGCTCAACTCCTCCATGTCGCGAGGCGCCAGGTAATTGACCAGGCCGGTGTTGAGGGTGGGCGTGGGGTGGTCTTGCAGGACGTGGACCAGCTCCAGCGTTCCCTCGTTGAGGTGGGCCAGCTGCGCGGCGCTGAAGAGCGCGGACTGGGAGCCCGGGAAGAAGTCGACGGCCACCGCCATGCGCGGGTGATCCGGGAGGCTCTGGTGATCGGGTTTGACCAGCACGGTGCGGGTCGGGGCGCGGTGGGCGAGTTTGAGCGAGGTGGAGCCGAGCAACGCGCGGCCGAAGGCGCCGGCGCCGCTGGTGCCGGTGATCAACCAGTCGACCGGGTTCTGCTTGCAGTACTCGGTGATCTCGCGTGAGGGGTTGCCCTCGCGGACGACGATGTCGACGTCCGCGGTGTCGTCGTCGACCCCTTTGAGCCAGTCTCGCACCTCGTGGGTGGTCTGGTAGTTGAGGCCGGGCATGTCGGTGACCTGGGCCTCCCCTTTCATGGCGTGCCAGGAGGGCTCCGAGACGTAGAGCGCGCGGAGCGTGGCCTGATGGTCGGCCTGATGAATGCGGTCTCGAAGTGCGAGCGCCCAGCGCGCGGCGCCTTCGGCTTCGAGGGAGAGGTCGGTGGCCAGAAGAATGTTCATGGGAGGCCTCGGCTGGGGGACTCGGATCGGCACAGGGTGCGTCGGGCCCGCACGCTCCGGGGCGTTGATCGGGTGGCGAGCCGGGCATGGCACTCCAAAAGGTGCGCACCATGGGAGTTGTCCCAAGCCGGGGCGGGGCGCGCCCCGGGGTGCCGCGCGAGTTCGCCGGCGCCTCAAAGCGCCCGAGGGCCGGAGGAGACTCCGGCCCTCAGAGCCCCCCCGGGCGCCGGGCGCCCCGGGGGTGTTGCGGGTTTTGCGCCCGGGGGCGCCCTCAATCTCTCCCGAACACGCCCTCAATCTCTCCCGAACACGCAGGGGCCTCCCTGGCAGACGTCGATGATCTCGCCGGTGCGCCAGAAGTGGACCATCTGCTCCTGGTGCTCGGTCAAGCGCCGAGGCAGCGTGTGGGGGTCGCCCAGCTCGTCTTCGGGAGGCTGCGGGCCCGGGGCCGGCCAGGGGTTGCCGAAATCGTAGAGCACCACGCCGGAGCCCGCCCGGGGATACTCGGCGGTGGGCACTCCCCAGGGCTCACGCTCACTGTCGTAGGGGCGCATCAGGGGAATCCCGATGTCGGTGCGAGCGGCGATCTCGTTGGTGACCACGGCCACCTGGTAGTCGCCTTTGGCCGGGGCAAAGAGCGCGCGCTTGTCGCCGGGATAGAAGGGCTCCTGGTCGATGTGGCGCAGGTAGCTGATGGGATCGACGCTGTCCCAGAGCAGCTGGATGGCCGCGATGGCCAGCTCCTGGTCCACGCGATCGGGGTAGCCCAGCTTTAAGAAGGTGAAG from Lujinxingia litoralis encodes:
- the prfA gene encoding peptide chain release factor 1; the encoded protein is MFEKLKEVEARYHQLNSQLADPQVASDPNTFRKLAKEHALLQEVVTTFQRYKSVEGEIAENRDLLSEDDDDAIRQMAKDELERLNPELDALALTLKRLLLPRDPLDDKNTYLEIRAGTGGEEAALFAADLFRMYARYAERMGWKIEIVSTNETDRGGFREVIALIEGDSVYSRLKFEAGTHRVQRVPDTESQGRIHTSAVTVAVLPEADDVEINISDNDLKIDVYRSSGPGGQSVNTTDSAVRITHLPTGLVVTCQDEKSQHKNRAKALRVLQARLLEREREEQRQEIEAERRGQVGSGDRSERIRTYNFPQSRITDHRIGFTTHRLDEVLGGNVDELIDPLIAHHQAEALQNLN
- the glpK gene encoding glycerol kinase GlpK, whose translation is MARYICAIDQGTTGTTVIILDDRLKVVGQVNEEFEQIFPKPSWVEHDPEAIWNSTRSTIRRAVAQAGIKPEEIAAVGITNQRETTVVWDARTGEAIHNAIVWQDRRTRGRIQQLADDGHEPMVRERTGLILDPYFSGTKIEWILDHVPGARRRAEQGELRFGTIDSFLLWRLTGGKVHASDVSNASRTLLMNLHTGEWDPELLELFRVPESMLPTIVGNAEVLGEVQGIEGLADGTPICGMAGDQQAALFGQVCYSPGEAKCTYGTGAFLLMNTGDTPVMSRHRLLSTAAWKIDQKMTYALEGSAFIAGALVQWLRDGLGFFKTAAEIEELAGQVESSEGVVLIPSLAGLGAPYWNPGARGVLWGLTRGTTRAHIARAALEAIALQNVDLLKAMEQDLGEELKVLRVDGGASANDLLMQMQADFLNREIVRPQMTDTTALGAALLAGLGVGLFSGFDEIRETWREAKRFSPAMSQQRRNQHLELWEEGLKRV
- a CDS encoding protein kinase domain-containing protein, translating into MFGRESSPGGPHDTTLRHQLVRNLVLLTLLTAGAVAAVFLVGSYRAVEELSEQAIAQAVTRADAELARFFEPVATQLDVVADWGSSGDLSLEEGNLEAMNARLVPVLRRLPQVTSLLYADNQGREYLLLEQGEGWVNRQVDRARWGEQVRWTRWDARAQVVERWEEALDYDTRKRPWYVGAMSAPPRQIQWTEPYTFYTTEEPGITASLRFASPEGPARVVALDVRLTDISAFTTGVRPTEHGFVAVLAGDETVMGLPARGRYEAPEAIRADVLKSIDALGLWPLGEALRAWRDAGSRAELVEVDTAGERYWAGFRPVRLGPRELTIATVVPRSDFTAVIERQRNITLALTLLALGLAVLVGVRTSRSYRRRFEAMVDAARRLGQYTLEQKIGEGGVGTVYRAHHAMLQRPTAVKLLRPELYDRESVRRFEREVQLTCRLTHPNTITIYDYGRTTEGVFYYAMEYLEGVTLAELSTYAGPLDEGRVIFLLRQICGALQEAHEVGLIHRDIKPGNVVVGMRGGLGDFVKVLDFGLVKDIHAPKEVQLTGRDILQGSPGFMAPEVILGQGADDVRVDVFALGAVAYVLLTGRNPYEEDSPVKLMLKQVQDDPPPLSQVGRAIDADLEALVMRALSRKVGERPQTMAEFRQALERCGAAQAWDEHRARRWWEEHGERLMPAGAPAPEPERQGLALEVTLEMATPRRIAAPGPGRAREPEEV
- a CDS encoding Rne/Rng family ribonuclease, with the translated sequence MSNILVVNSTRSETRVALIEDGLLSEIYMERRRDRGVAGNIYKGKVLRVLPGMQAAFVDVAQEKAGFLHVSDFYNFEKDINLLEEDGDQWPPPSRGKISRKINISDCIKEGQEVLVQVAKEPMGTKGARLTGHISLPGRYVVFMPTVSHVGISRRIESEKERKRLRKLVEENRPPGTGFIVRTVSEGISEDKLVRDMQLLVKLWTDILDKSNQVKAPYLLNEEPDLLLRAARDLFTTDVGKLIVDDEEAYKRVSGFTKHYMPSFADNIEMYTADEPIFDAYGIEVEIDRALAREVPLPSGGSLVFDKTEALTAVDVNTGKFVGSGSDLEETILRTNLEAAEEVVYQLRLRNIGGIIIIDFIDMEDARNRERVYRTLEAALKKDRVTTNSLAISEFGLVEMTRKRVRESLVQYMCDPCERCKGLGHVKSPETVSAEIVREIRREARTFSHKDIYVEANADVVSYMLSAERKTVQDLEKTFGKTIHLRGQRDKHPENFEIADAK
- the rho gene encoding transcription termination factor Rho, producing the protein MNLKELKEKKIGQLTQMAKEAGIDGAGNLRKQELIFALLQAQAEQDGSISGEGVLEILPDGFGFLRAPDYNYLPGPDDIYVSPSQIRRFNLRTGDTVSGQIRPPKESERYFALLKVEQVNFQDPEHAREKILFDNLTPLYPEERLQMETAKDGFSTRIIDLLTPIGKGQRALIVAPPRTGKTVLMQDIANAIGDNHPDVVLIVLLIDERPEEVTDMQRSVRGEVVSSTFDEPAQRHVQVAEMVIEKAKRLVEHKRDVVILLDSITRLARAYNTVVPPSGKILSGGVDSNALHKPKRFFGAARNIEEGGSLTIIATALIDTGSRMDEVIFEEFKGTGNSELHLDRKLMEKRIFPCLDINRSGTRKEELLMEDSQLNRVWILRQLLHPLNVVDSMEFLIDKLGKTDSNADFLQSMSG
- a CDS encoding universal stress protein → MNILLATDLSLEAEGAARWALALRDRIHQADHQATLRALYVSEPSWHAMKGEAQVTDMPGLNYQTTHEVRDWLKGVDDDTADVDIVVREGNPSREITEYCKQNPVDWLITGTSGAGAFGRALLGSTSLKLAHRAPTRTVLVKPDHQSLPDHPRMAVAVDFFPGSQSALFSAAQLAHLNEGTLELVHVLQDHPTPTLNTGLVNYLAPRDMEELSARTRDSLNALCAQVQALYAGLKVEAHVFSGRAAPTLIHFCEHNAIDLVVLAKRSRSALQDRALGSVAGAVARKHPTTVMLVPIDEESED